A region from the Variovorax sp. V93 genome encodes:
- a CDS encoding Bug family tripartite tricarboxylate transporter substrate binding protein: MKRREWMQGTAALAATGSLGSLIPVLARAQGGDYPRPDATLRYVVPFPPGGLTDVMARQIGQQLGERWKVNVLVDNRPGGNGQIGADLVAKAPPDGNTLLAVTLTHAANVTLFPKSPFSFQKDLRPVALLAGSPMLVVVPVASPIQDLKGLAAAAKERKLNAGSSGNGTPPHLTLALFNDLNKSSIQHVPYKGGAPCITDLIGSQLDVVFSNLPESIAHVKGGKLRALAIASKARYPLLPEVPTTAEAGMPALQVENWTGMMVPAGMPDAAVQKLGAEVVKILAQPGLDERMRQQGFVIDARGPDRFAPFLADEIARWAHVIKAASIQPG, translated from the coding sequence ACGGGATCGCTGGGCTCGCTGATACCGGTGCTGGCCCGGGCGCAAGGCGGCGACTACCCCCGGCCGGACGCCACGCTGCGCTACGTGGTGCCCTTTCCCCCGGGCGGCCTGACGGACGTGATGGCGCGGCAGATCGGCCAGCAATTGGGCGAGCGCTGGAAGGTCAACGTGCTGGTGGACAACCGGCCCGGCGGCAACGGGCAGATCGGCGCCGACCTCGTGGCCAAGGCGCCGCCCGACGGCAACACGCTGCTCGCGGTCACGCTCACGCATGCGGCCAACGTGACGCTGTTCCCGAAGTCGCCGTTCAGCTTCCAGAAGGACCTGCGGCCGGTGGCGCTGCTGGCCGGCAGCCCGATGCTGGTCGTGGTGCCCGTGGCCAGCCCCATCCAGGACCTGAAGGGCCTGGCCGCGGCGGCGAAGGAGCGCAAGCTCAACGCCGGCTCCAGCGGCAACGGCACGCCGCCCCACCTGACGCTCGCGCTCTTCAACGACCTCAACAAGTCGAGCATCCAGCACGTGCCCTACAAGGGCGGTGCGCCCTGCATCACCGATCTCATCGGCAGCCAGCTCGACGTGGTGTTCTCGAACCTCCCGGAGTCGATCGCGCACGTGAAGGGCGGCAAGCTGCGCGCGCTCGCCATCGCGAGCAAGGCCCGCTATCCGCTGCTGCCCGAGGTGCCGACCACCGCCGAAGCCGGCATGCCCGCGCTGCAGGTGGAGAACTGGACCGGCATGATGGTGCCGGCCGGCATGCCCGATGCCGCGGTGCAGAAGCTGGGCGCGGAGGTGGTGAAGATCCTCGCGCAGCCCGGCCTCGACGAGCGCATGCGCCAGCAGGGCTTCGTGATCGATGCGCGCGGGCCGGACCGCTTCGCGCCGTTCCTGGCCGACGAGATCGCGCGCTGGGCGCACGTCATCAAGGCCGCGTCTATCCAGCCTGGCTGA
- a CDS encoding acetate/propionate family kinase yields MSESLFTLNAGSSSIKVALFDAPGEGGALPAARWSGQADGLGAGLKARLRVRDAEGRTLHDAALEGGSRSHQGALAALLAWHAQQGEGGRIAAVGHRIVHGGANFIEPVRIDDAVLAELAALEPLAPLHQPHNLAGVRAAMKAFDGVPQVACFDTAFHATQPDVNRRFALPRALHDAGVRRYGFHGLSYESIVTQFAQLAPQLARQRVIVAHLGNGASMCAMAEGRSVATTMSFSPLDGLTMGTRCGHLDAAVVLYLMRSQGMSVDGVEKLLFRESGLLGLSGISSDMRELEASAAPAAAEAIAHFTEQVVQHMGSLAAALRGVDAIVFTGGIGENAAALRERILEECGWLGLRVDAAANRAGHARLTTPESPVSAWVLRTDEEAVIARHTARLLSQAG; encoded by the coding sequence TTGAGCGAATCGCTGTTCACGCTGAATGCCGGGTCGTCGTCGATCAAGGTCGCGCTGTTCGATGCGCCCGGCGAGGGCGGTGCGCTGCCCGCCGCGCGCTGGTCGGGCCAGGCCGACGGCCTGGGCGCGGGGCTGAAGGCGCGGCTGCGGGTGCGCGATGCGGAGGGCCGCACGCTGCACGATGCGGCGCTGGAAGGCGGCAGCCGCTCGCACCAGGGCGCCTTGGCCGCGCTGCTCGCATGGCATGCGCAGCAGGGCGAGGGCGGCCGCATCGCAGCGGTCGGCCATCGCATCGTGCATGGCGGCGCCAACTTCATAGAGCCGGTGCGCATCGACGATGCGGTGCTTGCCGAGCTGGCCGCGCTCGAGCCGCTCGCGCCGCTGCACCAGCCGCACAACCTCGCGGGCGTGCGCGCCGCCATGAAGGCTTTCGATGGCGTGCCACAGGTGGCGTGCTTCGACACCGCCTTCCATGCGACCCAGCCCGATGTGAACCGCCGTTTCGCGCTGCCGCGCGCGCTGCACGACGCGGGCGTGCGGCGCTACGGCTTCCACGGCCTGTCCTACGAGTCGATCGTGACGCAGTTCGCGCAGCTGGCGCCGCAGCTCGCACGCCAGCGCGTGATCGTCGCGCACCTGGGCAATGGCGCGTCGATGTGCGCCATGGCCGAGGGGCGGTCGGTGGCAACGACGATGAGCTTCTCGCCGCTCGACGGCCTCACCATGGGCACGCGCTGCGGGCACCTCGATGCGGCCGTGGTGCTGTATTTGATGCGCTCGCAGGGCATGTCGGTGGACGGTGTCGAGAAGCTGCTGTTCCGCGAGTCGGGCCTGCTCGGGCTGTCGGGAATTTCCAGCGACATGCGCGAGCTGGAGGCTTCGGCCGCGCCCGCCGCGGCCGAAGCCATCGCGCATTTCACCGAGCAGGTGGTGCAGCACATGGGCAGCCTGGCCGCGGCGCTGCGCGGCGTGGACGCCATCGTGTTCACCGGCGGTATCGGCGAGAACGCCGCCGCGCTGCGCGAGCGCATCCTCGAGGAATGCGGCTGGCTCGGCCTGCGTGTCGACGCAGCGGCCAACCGCGCGGGCCATGCACGGCTCACGACGCCTGAAAGCCCCGTGAGCGCCTGGGTGCTGCGCACCGACGAAGAGGCCGTGATCGCGCGCCACACGGCGCGGCTGCTCAGCCAGGCTGGATAG
- the xsc gene encoding sulfoacetaldehyde acetyltransferase: MSQKQPAAPTREAVAGVQKMTPSEAFVETMVANGVTDIFGIMGSAFMDAMDIFAPAGIRLVPVVHEQGGAHMADGYARVSGRHGVVIGQNGPGISNCVTAIAAAYWAHSPVVMITPETGTMGMGLGGFQEANQLPMFQEFTKYQGHVNNPKRMAEYTARCFDRAISEMGPTQLNIPRDYFYGEITTEIPKPMRVERGAGGEMSLNAAVELLASAKFPVILSGGGVVMGDAVEECKALAERLGAPVANGYLRNDSFPASHPLWAGPLGYQGSKAAMKLIAQADVVLALGSRMGPFGTLPQHGMDYWPKDAKIIQVEADHTNLGLVKKITVGIHGDAKATAKELLRRLQGKTLACDATKAQRADKIQAEKAAWEKELDEWTHERDQFSLDAIEEAKGEKTPTGGTYLHPRQVLRELEKAMPPRVMVSTDIGNINAIANSYLRFEEPRSFFAPMSFGNCGYSLPTMIGAKCAAPDRPAVAYAGDGAWGMSMVEIMTAVRHDIPVTAVVFHNRQWGAEKKNQVDFYNRRFVAGELESESFAGIAKAMGAEGIVVDRLEDVGPALKKAIDMQMNQGKTCVIEIMCTRELGDPFRRDALSKPVRFLDKYKDYV; this comes from the coding sequence ATGAGCCAGAAGCAACCCGCCGCACCCACCCGCGAAGCCGTCGCCGGCGTGCAGAAGATGACGCCCTCCGAGGCCTTCGTCGAGACCATGGTCGCCAACGGCGTGACCGACATCTTCGGCATCATGGGCTCGGCCTTCATGGACGCGATGGACATCTTCGCGCCCGCCGGCATCCGCCTGGTCCCGGTGGTGCACGAGCAGGGCGGCGCCCACATGGCCGACGGCTATGCGCGCGTGTCGGGCCGCCACGGCGTGGTGATCGGCCAGAACGGCCCCGGCATCAGCAACTGCGTGACGGCCATCGCGGCCGCCTACTGGGCGCACAGCCCGGTGGTGATGATCACGCCCGAGACCGGCACCATGGGCATGGGCCTGGGCGGCTTCCAGGAAGCCAACCAGCTGCCGATGTTCCAGGAGTTCACCAAGTACCAGGGCCACGTGAACAACCCCAAGCGCATGGCCGAGTACACGGCGCGCTGCTTCGACCGCGCCATCTCCGAGATGGGCCCGACGCAGCTCAACATTCCGCGCGACTATTTCTATGGCGAGATCACCACCGAGATCCCGAAGCCCATGCGCGTGGAGCGCGGCGCGGGCGGCGAGATGAGCCTGAACGCGGCCGTCGAGCTGCTGGCCTCGGCGAAGTTCCCGGTGATCCTTTCGGGCGGCGGCGTGGTGATGGGCGATGCGGTCGAGGAGTGCAAGGCGCTGGCCGAGCGCCTGGGCGCACCCGTGGCCAACGGCTATCTGCGCAACGACTCGTTCCCCGCGAGCCATCCGCTGTGGGCCGGCCCGCTCGGCTACCAGGGGTCCAAGGCCGCAATGAAGCTGATCGCGCAGGCCGACGTGGTGCTTGCGCTCGGCTCGCGCATGGGGCCCTTCGGCACCTTGCCGCAGCACGGCATGGACTACTGGCCGAAGGACGCGAAGATCATCCAGGTGGAGGCCGACCACACCAACCTGGGCCTCGTGAAGAAGATCACCGTCGGCATCCACGGCGACGCCAAGGCCACGGCCAAGGAACTGCTCAGGCGCCTGCAGGGCAAGACGCTCGCCTGCGACGCTACCAAGGCCCAGCGCGCCGACAAGATCCAGGCCGAGAAGGCCGCGTGGGAAAAAGAGCTCGACGAGTGGACCCACGAGCGCGACCAGTTCAGCCTCGACGCCATCGAGGAAGCCAAGGGCGAGAAGACGCCCACCGGCGGCACTTACCTGCACCCGCGCCAGGTGCTGCGCGAGCTCGAGAAGGCCATGCCGCCGCGCGTGATGGTTTCCACCGACATCGGCAACATCAACGCCATTGCCAACAGCTACCTGCGCTTCGAGGAGCCGAGGAGCTTCTTCGCGCCGATGAGCTTCGGCAACTGCGGCTACTCGCTGCCGACCATGATCGGCGCCAAGTGCGCGGCGCCCGACCGCCCGGCGGTAGCCTATGCCGGCGACGGCGCCTGGGGCATGAGCATGGTCGAGATCATGACTGCCGTGCGGCACGACATTCCGGTGACGGCCGTGGTCTTCCACAACCGCCAGTGGGGCGCCGAGAAGAAGAACCAGGTCGACTTCTACAACCGCCGCTTCGTCGCGGGCGAGCTCGAGAGCGAGAGCTTCGCGGGCATCGCCAAGGCCATGGGCGCCGAGGGCATTGTGGTCGACAGGCTCGAAGACGTGGGCCCGGCCCTCAAGAAGGCCATCGACATGCAGATGAACCAGGGCAAGACCTGCGTGATCGAGATCATGTGCACCCGCGAGCTCGGCGATCCGTTCCGCCGCGATGCGCTGTCCAAGCCGGTGCGCTTCCTCGACAAGTACAAGGACTACGTTTGA
- a CDS encoding IclR family transcriptional regulator: MIRPMKIVKGLVPEIPEPAPGDTPTMRLFGLLEVMAAKDQRYSLQGLVEETGMPKPTLHRMLQQLEGAGLLQREGDGRHYGIGTRLRRLAENLLLNDSLHGARHTVLRQLVEEIGESCNLTALSGSEVVYLDRVETAAPLRFYLHSGSRVPVHCSASGKIFLAQMSAAQRRRLLSNAPLEPYTPRTLTDPDALEKEVQRVRKDGFAIDNEEFLPGLLCIAALVPSGDDGPSNLCIAVQAPVMRLDAAKAKTLLPALQRAAQALSRIDADAGTTSRAQA; this comes from the coding sequence ATGATCCGCCCCATGAAGATCGTCAAAGGGCTTGTGCCCGAAATCCCTGAGCCGGCGCCGGGCGACACGCCCACCATGCGCCTGTTCGGGCTGCTCGAAGTCATGGCCGCCAAGGACCAGCGCTACTCGCTGCAGGGCCTGGTGGAAGAGACCGGCATGCCCAAGCCCACCCTGCACCGCATGCTCCAGCAGCTCGAAGGCGCGGGCCTGCTGCAGCGCGAGGGCGACGGCCGCCACTACGGCATCGGCACGCGGCTGCGGCGGCTGGCCGAGAACCTGCTGCTCAACGACAGCCTCCACGGTGCGCGCCATACGGTGCTGCGTCAACTGGTGGAGGAAATCGGCGAGAGCTGCAACCTCACCGCGCTCTCGGGCAGCGAGGTGGTGTACCTCGACCGCGTGGAAACCGCCGCGCCGCTGCGCTTCTACCTGCACTCGGGCTCGCGCGTGCCGGTGCACTGCTCGGCCAGCGGCAAGATCTTTCTCGCGCAGATGAGCGCGGCGCAGCGCCGCCGCCTGCTCTCCAACGCGCCGCTGGAGCCCTACACGCCCCGCACGCTGACCGACCCCGACGCGCTCGAAAAGGAAGTGCAGCGCGTGCGCAAGGACGGCTTTGCCATCGACAACGAGGAGTTCCTGCCCGGCCTGCTGTGCATTGCCGCGCTGGTGCCTTCGGGCGACGACGGCCCCTCGAACCTGTGCATCGCGGTGCAGGCGCCGGTCATGCGGCTCGATGCCGCGAAGGCCAAGACGCTGCTGCCCGCGCTGCAGCGCGCCGCCCAGGCGCTGAGCCGCATCGATGCCGACGCGGGCACCACCAGCCGCGCGCAGGCCTGA
- a CDS encoding AAA family ATPase, protein MTDIADLRPDRMLSVREVFGIDTELQVPAFSERDDHVPEVDAVYRFNPDVTLAILAGFMRDRRVMVQGLHGTGKSSHIEQVAARLNWPCVRLNLDGHISRLDLVGKDAVVLREGKQVTEFQEGIVPWSLQRPVALVFDEYDAGRPDVMFVIQRILERDGKFTLMDQNKVLRPHPFFRLFATANTVGLGNLNGLYHGAQRLNHAQIDRWNIVASLNYLPADEEIAIVQARVPSLAGDAGRTLVASMVAVADLTRKGFAAGDLSTLMSPRTVITWAENVEIFRDPALAFRLSFVNKCDDAERPLVAEYFQRCFDQELEESHQLSPGPRE, encoded by the coding sequence GTGACCGACATCGCAGACCTTCGGCCCGACCGCATGCTGAGCGTGCGCGAGGTGTTCGGCATCGACACCGAGCTGCAGGTGCCCGCCTTCAGCGAGCGCGACGACCACGTGCCCGAGGTGGATGCGGTCTACCGCTTCAACCCCGACGTGACGCTCGCCATCCTCGCGGGCTTCATGCGCGACCGGCGCGTGATGGTGCAGGGGCTGCACGGCACCGGCAAGTCGAGCCACATCGAGCAGGTGGCGGCGCGGCTGAACTGGCCCTGCGTGCGCCTGAACCTCGACGGCCACATCAGCCGGCTCGACCTTGTCGGCAAGGACGCGGTGGTGCTGCGCGAAGGAAAACAGGTCACCGAGTTCCAGGAAGGCATCGTGCCGTGGTCGCTGCAGCGGCCGGTGGCGCTGGTGTTCGACGAGTACGACGCGGGCCGGCCCGACGTGATGTTCGTCATCCAGCGCATCCTGGAGCGGGACGGCAAGTTCACCCTGATGGACCAGAACAAGGTGCTGCGCCCGCACCCCTTCTTCCGGCTGTTCGCCACCGCCAACACGGTGGGCCTGGGCAACCTCAACGGCCTGTACCACGGCGCGCAGCGGCTCAACCATGCGCAGATCGACCGCTGGAACATCGTGGCCTCGCTCAACTACCTGCCGGCCGATGAAGAGATCGCGATCGTGCAGGCGCGCGTGCCGTCGCTGGCGGGCGATGCGGGCCGCACGCTGGTCGCATCGATGGTGGCCGTGGCCGATCTCACGCGCAAGGGCTTCGCGGCCGGCGACCTCTCGACGCTGATGTCGCCGCGCACCGTGATCACCTGGGCCGAGAACGTCGAGATCTTCAGGGACCCGGCGCTCGCGTTCCGCCTGTCCTTCGTCAACAAATGCGACGACGCCGAGCGGCCGCTCGTGGCCGAATATTTTCAGCGCTGCTTCGACCAGGAGCTGGAGGAGTCGCACCAGCTGTCGCCGGGACCGCGCGAATGA
- a CDS encoding cobalt chelatase, translating to MTEAPAPATASASAMQRRVRQEEQVAELCAGVVRAFSGERELHFRGRRLHRGRVALPWFAPHLHPSPETDDLASFRGVADGLALRLTLSDAALHESLRPEEPVERMLFEMLEQFRAEALVPEVMAGMRRNLRHRHEQWSLAFHHSGLTDTARGLLLYAVAQICRARVSGQQVVEETEDMLEATRFALAPLIGHQLAGLRRDRADQAAYAVHALAIARTVAAMLHEAGEDSSDARGPHVDDKRSVFMLVADMDREIIERFTTAESGRSAVLDDAGGAYRVFTAAYDREHDAAALARKEVLAGHREKLDRRIAAQGVNIARLARELRALLSDPTRDGWDGGQEEGLVDGRRLAQLVASPTEHRLFRTERMEPVADCIVTFLIDCSGSMKEHAESVAMMADVFARALEQAGAASEVLGFTTGAWNGGRAQREWVRAGRPPHPGRLNERCHIVFKAAATPWRRARPAMAALLKADLFREGIDGEAVDWGCARLRQRPEARKLLLVISDGSPMDSATHLANDAHYLDHHLRDVVARQEQRGDIEIAGIGVGLDLSPYYSRSHVLDLATSTGNTIFREVTGLMAGRYRR from the coding sequence ATGACCGAGGCACCTGCCCCCGCTACCGCATCGGCCAGTGCCATGCAGCGCCGCGTGCGGCAGGAGGAGCAGGTCGCCGAACTCTGCGCGGGCGTGGTGCGCGCCTTCAGCGGCGAGCGCGAGCTGCACTTTCGCGGACGGCGACTGCATCGCGGCCGCGTGGCGCTGCCGTGGTTCGCGCCGCACCTGCATCCCTCGCCCGAGACCGACGACCTCGCCTCCTTCCGCGGCGTGGCCGACGGATTGGCGCTGCGGCTCACGCTGTCCGATGCCGCGCTGCACGAAAGCCTGCGGCCCGAAGAACCGGTCGAGCGCATGCTGTTCGAGATGCTCGAGCAGTTCCGCGCCGAAGCGCTCGTACCCGAGGTCATGGCGGGCATGCGGCGCAACCTGCGGCATCGCCATGAACAGTGGTCGCTGGCCTTCCACCATTCGGGGCTGACCGACACCGCGCGCGGCCTGCTGCTCTATGCCGTGGCGCAGATCTGCCGCGCCCGCGTGAGCGGCCAGCAGGTGGTGGAAGAAACCGAGGACATGCTCGAAGCCACGCGCTTCGCGCTCGCGCCGCTGATCGGCCACCAGCTGGCAGGTTTGCGCCGCGACCGTGCCGACCAGGCTGCCTATGCCGTGCACGCACTCGCCATCGCGCGCACCGTCGCCGCGATGCTGCACGAGGCCGGCGAGGACAGCAGCGACGCGCGCGGCCCGCATGTGGACGACAAGCGCAGCGTGTTCATGCTCGTCGCCGACATGGACCGCGAGATCATCGAGCGCTTCACCACCGCCGAATCGGGCCGCAGCGCCGTGCTCGACGACGCGGGCGGCGCCTACCGCGTCTTCACCGCCGCCTACGACCGCGAGCACGACGCCGCCGCGCTGGCGCGCAAGGAAGTGCTCGCCGGCCACCGCGAAAAGCTCGACCGCCGCATCGCCGCGCAGGGCGTGAACATCGCCCGCCTTGCGCGCGAGCTGCGTGCCCTGCTGTCCGACCCGACACGCGACGGCTGGGACGGCGGCCAGGAGGAAGGCCTGGTCGACGGCCGCCGGCTCGCGCAGCTGGTGGCCTCGCCCACCGAGCACCGCCTGTTCCGCACCGAGCGCATGGAGCCGGTCGCCGACTGCATCGTGACCTTCCTGATCGACTGCTCGGGTTCGATGAAGGAGCATGCCGAATCGGTCGCGATGATGGCCGACGTGTTCGCGCGCGCGCTCGAGCAGGCCGGCGCGGCCAGCGAGGTGCTGGGCTTCACCACCGGCGCCTGGAACGGCGGCCGTGCGCAGCGCGAGTGGGTGCGCGCCGGCAGGCCGCCTCACCCCGGCCGCCTCAACGAGCGCTGCCACATCGTCTTCAAGGCCGCCGCCACGCCCTGGCGCCGCGCGCGCCCCGCGATGGCCGCACTGCTGAAGGCCGACTTATTCCGCGAAGGCATCGACGGCGAGGCGGTCGACTGGGGCTGCGCGCGCCTGCGCCAGCGACCCGAGGCGCGCAAGCTGCTGCTGGTGATTTCCGACGGCTCGCCGATGGACAGCGCGACGCACCTGGCCAACGACGCGCACTACCTCGACCACCACCTGCGCGACGTGGTGGCGCGGCAGGAACAGCGCGGCGATATCGAGATCGCGGGCATCGGTGTCGGGCTGGACCTGAGCCCGTACTACAGCCGCAGCCATGTGCTCGACCTTGCGACGTCTACCGGCAACACGATCTTCCGCGAAGTGACCGGTCTCATGGCGGGGCGGTATCGGCGCTGA
- a CDS encoding IclR family transcriptional regulator, producing the protein MDSTLAKGLAAIEWMTRQQRDCRVTDLAQAFGMARSNAHRTLQTLVDCGWAVQDPGTSAYRPSLRLFELGALVSEATDMGSLLRPHLAALAQQTGETIHLAVLDGAEIVYLDKFDSPLPVAAYSRIGGRAAAYCVASGKALLAAAAPDLSALHERLGTLAAHTKHSITSFDALLSELERTRVRGYAENREEWRLGVCGLGVPVFNARGEAVAAVGMSVPSIRFARTQARGLADRLMACARDASVTLGYRASPVPASAPLPASTTRRRRLE; encoded by the coding sequence ATGGATTCCACCCTCGCCAAAGGCCTTGCCGCCATCGAATGGATGACGCGGCAACAGCGCGACTGCCGCGTCACCGACCTGGCCCAGGCCTTCGGCATGGCGCGCAGCAATGCGCACCGCACGCTGCAGACCCTGGTCGATTGCGGCTGGGCCGTGCAGGACCCGGGCACCAGCGCCTACCGCCCGAGCCTGCGCCTGTTCGAACTGGGCGCGCTGGTGTCCGAGGCCACCGACATGGGTTCGCTGCTGCGGCCGCACCTCGCCGCGCTGGCGCAGCAGACCGGCGAGACCATCCACCTTGCAGTGCTCGACGGCGCCGAGATCGTCTACCTCGACAAGTTCGACAGCCCCCTGCCCGTGGCCGCCTACTCGCGCATCGGCGGCCGGGCGGCGGCGTATTGCGTGGCCTCGGGCAAGGCCCTGCTCGCCGCGGCCGCGCCGGACCTTTCCGCGCTGCACGAGCGCCTCGGCACGCTCGCGGCGCACACGAAGCACAGCATCACCAGCTTCGATGCCCTTCTCTCGGAACTCGAACGCACGCGCGTTCGCGGCTATGCGGAAAACCGCGAGGAATGGCGCCTGGGCGTCTGCGGTCTCGGCGTGCCGGTGTTCAACGCGCGCGGCGAGGCGGTCGCGGCCGTCGGCATGAGCGTGCCCTCGATCCGCTTCGCGCGGACGCAGGCGCGCGGACTGGCCGACCGCCTCATGGCCTGCGCGCGCGACGCGAGCGTCACGCTCGGCTACCGGGCAAGCCCGGTGCCGGCCTCGGCGCCGCTGCCGGCATCCACCACAAGGAGAAGGAGACTCGAATGA
- a CDS encoding tripartite tricarboxylate transporter substrate binding protein produces the protein MKLLFPAPWLRAALLAAATLAVPFAAQAQNGTDYPNKPIRLVVPYPPGGGTDVIARIVQERFSSLLGQQVLIDNRGGAAGSIGTEIVAKAAPDGYTVLFTLSSHTINPAIYTKLSFDTAKDFAPVGLVASLPQILVANTQFAPNTVAELVALAKAKPGSLSFASVGNGSPGHLAGELLKLRTGTQMTHIPYRGGGPAVTDVMGGQVPLLWVSIPAAAQFVKAGKLKALAVSTTRRSAAFPDVPTMQEAGIADFDVDSWYAVFVPAKTPQPTIDRLNRVINTVVKEPEIRDKLLAQGSEGVGGTPEQLGKVVATELVRWQKLAKEASIKVD, from the coding sequence ATGAAGCTGTTGTTCCCCGCCCCCTGGCTGCGCGCCGCGCTGCTGGCGGCCGCCACGCTGGCTGTGCCTTTTGCCGCGCAGGCGCAAAACGGCACCGACTATCCGAACAAGCCGATCCGGCTCGTCGTGCCCTACCCGCCCGGCGGCGGCACCGACGTGATCGCGCGCATCGTGCAGGAGCGCTTCTCGTCGCTGCTCGGCCAGCAGGTGCTGATCGACAACCGCGGCGGCGCGGCCGGCTCCATCGGCACCGAGATCGTGGCCAAGGCCGCGCCCGACGGCTACACGGTGCTGTTCACGCTGTCTTCGCACACCATCAACCCGGCGATCTACACCAAGCTCTCCTTCGACACCGCGAAAGACTTCGCGCCCGTGGGCCTGGTCGCCTCGCTGCCGCAGATCCTGGTGGCCAACACGCAGTTCGCACCCAATACCGTGGCCGAACTGGTGGCGCTCGCCAAGGCCAAGCCGGGATCGCTGTCCTTCGCCTCGGTGGGCAACGGCTCGCCCGGACACCTGGCGGGCGAGCTGCTGAAGCTGCGCACCGGCACCCAGATGACGCACATCCCCTACCGCGGCGGCGGCCCGGCCGTGACCGACGTGATGGGCGGGCAGGTGCCGCTGCTGTGGGTGTCGATTCCCGCGGCCGCGCAGTTCGTGAAGGCCGGCAAGCTCAAGGCGCTGGCGGTGTCGACCACCAGGCGCAGCGCGGCCTTTCCCGACGTGCCCACGATGCAGGAAGCGGGCATTGCCGATTTCGACGTCGATTCCTGGTACGCGGTGTTCGTGCCTGCGAAGACGCCGCAGCCCACCATCGACAGGCTCAACCGCGTCATCAACACGGTGGTCAAGGAACCGGAGATCCGCGACAAGCTGCTGGCGCAAGGCAGCGAAGGCGTCGGCGGCACGCCGGAGCAATTGGGCAAGGTGGTGGCGACGGAGCTCGTGCGCTGGCAGAAGCTCGCCAAGGAAGCCAGCATCAAGGTGGATTGA
- a CDS encoding aldehyde dehydrogenase family protein has translation MENSSAPSSPIAELVARARAAQRIYETWSQEQVDTAVVAAGWAIIEPARNRELAELAVADTGVGNVEDKVRKNHRKTFGLLRDLRGARSVGVISEDPARGIVEIARPVGVVCAVTPSTNPGATPANKIINALKGRNAVIVAPSPKGWSTAARLIEFIHAQFDRIGAPRDLVQLLPSPVNKQSTAELMRLCDLVVATGSQANVRAAYASGTPAFGVGAGNVAGIVDETADVNAAADRILLSKTFDNATSCSSENSLVIVDAVRAQMLSALKDRGAFMLAAAQKATLQSLMWPEGKLSAAVIGQSARVIAERAAALDGANREGWLAIAARDPRILMVAEDGVGHAHPFSGEKLSPVLAIYSARDFDEAAATVERIYAYEGAGHSVGLHSTVPERALTLGLTLPVSRVIVDQAHCIATGGSFDNGLPFSLSMGCGTWGRNNFSDNMNYRHYLNITRVSRPIPERVPSEDEIFGAFFAEYGAA, from the coding sequence ATGGAAAACTCATCCGCACCCTCTTCCCCCATCGCCGAGCTCGTGGCGCGCGCCCGCGCTGCGCAACGCATCTACGAAACCTGGTCGCAAGAACAGGTCGACACCGCGGTGGTGGCCGCGGGCTGGGCCATCATCGAGCCCGCGCGCAACCGCGAGCTGGCCGAGCTGGCCGTGGCCGATACCGGCGTGGGCAACGTCGAGGACAAGGTGCGCAAGAACCACCGCAAGACCTTCGGCCTGCTGCGCGACCTGCGCGGCGCGCGCTCGGTGGGCGTGATCTCCGAAGATCCGGCGCGCGGCATCGTCGAGATCGCGCGGCCCGTGGGCGTGGTGTGCGCGGTCACGCCGTCCACCAACCCCGGCGCCACGCCGGCCAACAAGATCATCAATGCGCTCAAGGGGCGCAACGCGGTCATCGTGGCGCCATCGCCCAAGGGCTGGTCGACCGCGGCGCGGCTGATCGAGTTCATCCATGCGCAGTTCGACCGCATCGGCGCGCCGCGCGACCTGGTGCAGCTGCTGCCTTCGCCGGTCAACAAGCAGTCGACCGCCGAGCTGATGCGCCTGTGCGACCTGGTGGTGGCCACCGGCTCGCAGGCCAACGTGCGTGCGGCCTACGCCAGCGGCACGCCGGCCTTCGGCGTGGGCGCGGGCAACGTGGCGGGCATCGTCGACGAAACGGCCGACGTGAACGCGGCAGCCGATCGCATCCTGCTTTCCAAGACCTTCGACAACGCGACCAGCTGCTCATCGGAGAACAGCCTGGTGATCGTGGACGCGGTGCGCGCGCAGATGCTCTCGGCGCTGAAGGACCGCGGCGCGTTCATGCTCGCGGCCGCGCAGAAGGCCACGCTGCAGTCGCTGATGTGGCCCGAAGGCAAGCTCTCCGCCGCCGTCATCGGCCAGTCCGCGCGCGTGATCGCCGAGCGCGCGGCCGCCCTCGACGGCGCCAACCGCGAAGGCTGGCTGGCCATTGCGGCACGCGATCCGCGCATCCTCATGGTGGCCGAGGACGGCGTGGGCCACGCGCATCCGTTCTCGGGCGAGAAGCTGAGCCCGGTGCTGGCGATCTATTCGGCGCGCGATTTCGATGAAGCCGCCGCCACGGTCGAGCGCATCTACGCCTACGAGGGCGCGGGCCATTCGGTCGGCCTGCACAGCACGGTGCCCGAACGCGCGTTGACGCTGGGCCTCACGCTGCCGGTGTCGCGCGTGATCGTCGACCAGGCGCACTGCATCGCCACCGGCGGCAGCTTCGACAACGGCCTGCCGTTCTCGCTTTCGATGGGCTGCGGCACCTGGGGCAGGAACAACTTCTCGGACAACATGAATTACCGGCACTACCTGAACATCACGCGCGTTTCGCGGCCGATTCCGGAGCGGGTGCCCAGCGAGGACGAGATCTTCGGCGCGTTCTTCGCCGAATACGGTGCGGCATGA